The following coding sequences are from one uncultured Bacteroides sp. window:
- a CDS encoding MBOAT family O-acyltransferase, whose protein sequence is MCLIDIDFNKLIERFVYDPQSPMIFSSGIFLWLFSAFVLIYVLLYRRDTARILFVTAFSYYFYYKSSGIYFFLLALVTICDFLFARQMERTIHPIARKFLVVLSLCINLGLLCYFKYTNFLGNLFTPLLGFDFQPQDIFLPVGISFFTFQSLSYTIDVYRKEIKPLTRLLDYAFYVSFFPQLVAGPIVRARDFLPQIRKPLFVSQEMFGRGVFFIVCGLFKKAIISDYISINFVERIFDAPTLYSGLENLLGVYGYALQIYCDFSGYSDMAIGIALLLGFHFNMNFNSPYKSASITEFWRRWHISLSSWLRDYLYISLGGNRKGKLRQYMNLIITMFLGGLWHGASWNFVAWGTLHGVALALHKGWRSIIGRSKDEASHGILRVLGVIFTFHFVCFCWIFFRNSNFDNSIDMLRQIFTAFHPQLFMQLLQGYWGVFALMILGFLLHFAPFKWEQACCRGMIRLPLIGKACLMILLIYLVIQVKSSNIQPFIYFQF, encoded by the coding sequence ATGTGTCTCATTGATATTGATTTTAATAAATTGATTGAAAGGTTTGTTTATGACCCTCAATCACCGATGATTTTTAGCAGTGGTATCTTTCTGTGGCTATTTAGCGCATTTGTTTTGATATATGTACTGCTTTATCGTAGAGATACTGCTCGTATTTTATTCGTGACGGCTTTTTCGTACTATTTTTATTATAAAAGTAGTGGCATATACTTTTTCTTACTTGCTTTGGTGACGATCTGTGACTTCCTTTTTGCTCGTCAGATGGAAAGAACTATTCATCCTATTGCAAGGAAATTTCTAGTTGTTCTTAGTCTGTGTATTAATCTTGGTTTACTGTGCTATTTTAAATATACGAATTTTCTTGGAAACCTTTTCACTCCCTTACTCGGTTTTGACTTTCAACCTCAGGACATTTTTCTTCCTGTAGGGATCTCTTTTTTCACCTTTCAATCATTGAGTTATACGATTGATGTTTATCGGAAAGAGATAAAGCCATTGACACGCTTACTCGATTATGCCTTTTATGTCTCCTTTTTCCCGCAATTGGTAGCTGGTCCTATTGTTCGTGCTCGTGACTTTCTTCCTCAAATACGGAAACCGCTTTTTGTCAGCCAAGAGATGTTTGGGCGCGGCGTTTTCTTTATTGTTTGCGGACTTTTTAAAAAAGCAATCATCTCGGACTATATAAGTATTAATTTTGTGGAACGTATATTTGACGCTCCTACACTTTATTCAGGACTTGAGAATCTGTTAGGTGTGTATGGTTACGCTCTTCAAATTTATTGTGACTTTTCTGGATATAGTGACATGGCTATCGGGATTGCTTTGCTATTAGGCTTCCATTTTAATATGAATTTTAACTCGCCATATAAATCGGCTTCTATTACTGAGTTTTGGAGGCGTTGGCATATTTCTCTGTCTAGCTGGCTTCGTGATTATCTTTATATCTCTTTAGGTGGAAACCGTAAGGGGAAGCTACGGCAATATATGAACTTAATTATTACGATGTTCTTGGGTGGATTATGGCATGGAGCTTCTTGGAATTTCGTAGCTTGGGGTACTTTGCATGGTGTCGCGCTTGCTCTACATAAGGGCTGGAGAAGTATTATAGGGCGTAGTAAAGATGAGGCATCCCATGGAATTCTCCGTGTTTTAGGGGTTATTTTCACTTTTCATTTTGTTTGTTTTTGCTGGATATTCTTTCGAAACTCTAATTTTGATAATTCGATAGATATGCTTCGGCAAATCTTTACGGCTTTTCATCCGCAACTATTCATGCAGCTATTACAAGGGTATTGGGGTGTTTTCGCATTGATGATCCTTGGATTCTTGCTCCATTTTGCACCGTTTAAATGGGAGCAAGCTTGTTGCAGAGGAATGATTCGCTTGCCTCTTATAGGCAAAGCTTGTTTGATGATTCTACTTATTTATTTAGTTATTCAAGTTAAAAGTAGTAATATTCAGCCATTTATCTATTTTCAATTTTAG
- a CDS encoding SGNH/GDSL hydrolase family protein: protein MNKSRKIWAYMLITILTLWVDTFYMSGQDKLPQKSHRDELIRTVNPARGLKHYMDTISYNVTYPISFVGMRKNEIADSVSLNVLMPILEQLRLLHIGASCDTVRIVHIGDSHIRGHIFPRRVGEDLSNVFGSVSYTDMGVNGATCLTFTHPDRINAIASLKPDFLILSFGTNESHNRAYNSAVHYHQMDELIQLLRDSLPNVPMMMTTPPGSYVRYRIRRRKRKYVINPRTSVAVQTICKYAATHNIAVWDMYHIVGGEDWACKNWLAAHLMRPDHIHFLAEGYMLQGDLLYEAIVKAYNYYVSH from the coding sequence ATGAACAAAAGTAGAAAGATTTGGGCATACATGTTGATTACTATTCTGACTTTATGGGTAGATACCTTTTATATGTCGGGACAAGATAAATTGCCGCAAAAATCTCATAGAGATGAGCTTATCCGTACTGTTAACCCAGCTAGAGGATTAAAGCATTATATGGATACTATAAGTTATAACGTTACTTATCCGATTTCCTTTGTAGGAATGCGCAAGAATGAAATAGCTGATAGTGTTAGTTTAAATGTCCTAATGCCAATTTTGGAGCAGCTCCGTTTGCTTCATATTGGAGCAAGCTGTGACACAGTACGCATTGTTCACATAGGCGATAGTCATATTCGGGGACATATATTCCCCCGAAGAGTGGGTGAAGATCTTTCAAATGTTTTTGGAAGTGTATCTTATACCGATATGGGGGTAAATGGAGCTACTTGCCTAACATTCACCCATCCTGATCGTATAAATGCTATTGCTTCTTTGAAACCTGATTTCTTAATACTTTCCTTTGGAACCAACGAAAGTCATAATAGAGCTTATAACTCTGCTGTTCATTATCATCAAATGGATGAGTTGATACAGCTTTTGAGGGATAGTTTACCTAATGTTCCTATGATGATGACCACTCCGCCAGGTTCATATGTGCGTTATAGAATACGAAGAAGAAAGAGAAAATATGTTATTAATCCGAGAACTTCTGTTGCCGTTCAAACAATTTGCAAGTATGCTGCTACTCATAATATAGCGGTTTGGGATATGTATCACATCGTGGGAGGAGAGGATTGGGCCTGTAAAAATTGGTTAGCAGCCCATTTGATGAGGCCTGATCATATTCATTTTCTGGCAGAAGGATATATGTTGCAGGGGGATTTATTGTACGAAGCTATTGTTAAAGCCTATAATTATTATGTGTCTCATTGA
- a CDS encoding SGNH/GDSL hydrolase family protein — protein MLFMKNYLKQTLWFVLILLAVLLLLHFLPSITIEGHLLRKVDLLSEIRYTETKIEETDSLPLPPIPKPVFVDTCKAGITCIEDYSDSTKRGMSVFYAALDRLLNNDQEMVRIAVFGDSFIEADILTADLREMLQKKYGGCGVGFVPITSIINGYRPTVRHFFKGWRSHALSDTIDFDRKKQGISGHYFIADPGAYVELRGQKKYATLLDTCSSASLFFSNKGDVDLTVSINRKGKRAISIPASGGALQQVQLKERIGRIRWNVQRADSSLFYGLALDGAHGIVVDNFSLRGNSGMSLRSIPEKILREFNEKRPYDLVILEYGLNVVTAHRRNYDHYRKMMVEAISHLKECLPRSAFLLLSVGDRDYKTETGELRTMPGIKNLIRYQQSIASESGIAFWNMFEAMGGDESMAKLVHAKPSLANYDYTHINFRGGKYLAGLLYETLIYGKEQYDRKCLYEQK, from the coding sequence ATGCTGTTTATGAAAAATTATTTGAAGCAAACATTGTGGTTTGTTCTAATATTGTTGGCTGTGCTTTTGCTTCTGCATTTTCTCCCTTCCATTACTATTGAGGGACATTTGCTTCGTAAAGTTGATTTATTAAGTGAAATACGTTATACTGAAACTAAAATAGAGGAGACAGATAGTTTGCCATTACCTCCTATTCCGAAACCTGTTTTTGTAGATACATGCAAAGCCGGCATTACTTGTATTGAGGATTACAGTGATTCTACAAAGAGGGGGATGTCTGTTTTTTATGCAGCTTTAGATCGCCTGTTGAATAATGATCAAGAGATGGTTAGAATTGCTGTTTTTGGTGATTCTTTTATTGAGGCCGATATTCTAACAGCTGATTTGAGAGAAATGCTTCAAAAAAAATATGGAGGCTGTGGAGTCGGTTTTGTTCCTATTACATCAATAATCAATGGTTATAGGCCAACAGTCAGGCATTTTTTTAAAGGATGGAGAAGTCATGCTTTAAGTGATACTATCGATTTTGATCGTAAGAAACAAGGAATTTCCGGACATTATTTTATCGCAGATCCGGGTGCATATGTTGAGTTGCGTGGGCAAAAAAAATATGCAACTTTACTTGATACTTGCTCAAGCGCATCTCTGTTTTTTAGTAATAAAGGAGATGTGGATCTTACTGTGAGTATAAATAGAAAAGGAAAAAGAGCAATTTCTATACCTGCTTCTGGAGGAGCTTTGCAGCAAGTGCAGCTAAAGGAGCGTATTGGTAGAATTCGATGGAATGTTCAACGTGCAGATTCTTCTCTGTTTTATGGCTTAGCTCTAGATGGTGCGCATGGCATTGTTGTCGATAACTTTTCTTTGCGCGGAAATTCGGGTATGTCTTTACGTTCTATTCCTGAGAAAATATTACGCGAGTTTAATGAAAAACGTCCTTACGATCTAGTTATATTAGAATACGGACTTAATGTGGTAACAGCACATAGGCGTAATTATGATCATTATCGTAAAATGATGGTTGAGGCTATCTCACATCTTAAAGAATGTCTCCCTAGATCAGCTTTCCTATTGCTAAGTGTGGGAGATCGCGATTATAAAACGGAGACGGGAGAATTGCGAACCATGCCTGGAATTAAGAATTTGATTCGTTATCAGCAAAGTATTGCTTCAGAAAGTGGCATCGCTTTTTGGAATATGTTTGAAGCTATGGGAGGAGATGAAAGTATGGCTAAGCTTGTGCATGCTAAGCCTTCTTTAGCTAATTATGACTATACTCATATTAATTTTCGAGGAGGTAAGTATTTGGCCGGCTTACTTTATGAAACATTAATATATGGAAAAGAACAGTATGATAGGAAATGTCTATATGAACAAAAGTAG
- a CDS encoding PG0541 family transporter-associated protein, which translates to MKSVLIIFDQAYYERIIAILDRCNCRGFSYLEQVKGRGSKTGDPHYGSHAWPAMCSSIISMVEDDKVDPLLEALHKLDKQSEQLGLRAFVWSIEKSI; encoded by the coding sequence ATGAAATCAGTATTAATTATTTTTGATCAAGCTTACTATGAACGCATTATTGCTATTCTTGATCGCTGTAATTGTCGTGGGTTTAGTTATTTAGAACAGGTTAAAGGGCGTGGAAGTAAAACAGGAGATCCTCATTATGGAAGTCATGCATGGCCTGCCATGTGTTCGTCTATAATCTCAATGGTCGAAGATGATAAAGTTGATCCATTGTTGGAAGCTTTGCATAAATTAGATAAGCAATCAGAACAATTGGGGTTAAGAGCATTTGTATGGAGCATAGAGAAGTCAATTTGA